The genomic stretch TGCCATTAATCTGTGCCCAAGCATCAATATGCAAACCTTGTGGCTCGGCAAACCACGCCTGTTTTAGTTGCGGATAAACCGCTTCTAGCGACTCCCCCACCGCCAATACCACATCATGTACTTCAGTATTGGCACGTGCATGCCGTCCACCCAACATCACAATAAATAAACTTGGCATACATTCCCCACTATTTCTATAACTTATGTAATTTCTATAACAATCAGAATATCAACGTCATTCTTTATATCAAGCAGAACACCATTCAAGCTGATGATGTCATCAAGCTTTTATCAGCACTAGGTCTGCAAGCCGATTTTGATCTAAAAAAAACTGCCACAAAGCAAAGTCTGTGGCAGTTTTTTATGCTGCAAATGGAGAAGGCTTACATCTCAACCATTTCCACACCATCAATACGCGCGACAGTCATCAAGTCTTTATCGCCACGCCCCGAAACGGTCGCAATGATAATTTGATCTTTGTCCATCGTAGGTGCCAACTTAGTCACATAGGCCATCGCATGTGCACTTTCTAATGCTGGAATAATGCCTTCGATTTGAGTCAAGTCACGGAAACCTTGTAAAGCTTCCTGATCATTAATTGGCTCATAATTCACACGCTGCATATCTTTTAAGAAGCTATGCTCAGGGCCAACACCAGGATAGTCCAGGCCTGCAGAAATACTATGTGTTTCAATAATTTGACCTTGCTCATCCGACATTAGATAAGTACGGTTACCATGCAATACCCCGACATGACCAGCATTTAATGGGGCTGAATGTTTTCCGGACGCAATGCCTAAACCTGCGGCTTCAACACCATAAATTTTGACATCTTCATCGTTTAAGAATGGATAGAACAAGCCCATTGCATTGGAACCACCACCGACACAAGCCACCAGTGCATCCGGTAAACGACCTGCTTGTTCTAAAATTTGCTTACGTGCTTCACGCCCAATAATTGACTGGAAGTCACGGACCAATTGCGGATAAGGATGTGGACCTGCCACTGTCCCAATCACATAATAAGTCGAATCGACATTGGTCACCCAGTCACGCATGGCTTCATTCATGGCGTCTTTTAAGGTTTTAGAACCACTTTCAACGGGAACAACCGTTGCACCCAATAACCGCATACGATAGACATTCATGGCCTGACGTTTTACGTCTTCAGCACCCATAAAGACCACGCACTCAAGGCCCAAACGCGCGGCAATCGTTGCTGTTGCAACCCCATGCTGCCCCGCGCCTGTCTCGGCAATAATACGTTTTTTACCAGAGAGCTTGGCCAATAAGGCCTGACCAATCGTGTTGTTAATTTTATGTGAGCCAGTGTGATTTAAATCTTCACGTTTTAAATAAATTTGCGCGCCGCCCAGTTCTTTTGACCAACGTTCTGCGTAATACAACGGACTCGGACGTCCCACATAATGTGCGAGATCACGGTCAAATTCTGCTAGAAACTGTGCATCATCTTTCATACGGAAATAGAGCTTCTCTAAATCCTGTAATGCAGCCATCAATGTTTCTGAAACAAAACGTCCACCATGGATCCCAAAATGCCCTTTAGCATCTGGGAATTGGCGAAAATCAATCGTATTACTTTGCTGATCCACCTTGGACTCCTTGCATAAATTGTTGAATAAGTTTTTGATCTTTTATCGCTTTTGCGGATTCAACCCCTCCGCTAACATCAACTGCATAGGCCTGAGTCATCTCAATTGCCTGCGCAACATTGTCGGGATTCAGTCCCCCTGCCAGAATTAAAGGCAGGTTTGACTGAGGAAATTTCGACCAATCAAACTGTAAGCCTGTCCCGCCTTTCAGCTCAGGATGCCAAGCATCGAGTAGCATGGCACTGGCACCGACCTGCTGATATTGCTGAATAATCTCTAAAGTATCGACTTCGGGTTTAACCTGAATTGCTTTATACCAACGACGCTGTGTTTGCTGTGCAATCTGTTGGCATTCGGCCGGCCTTTCATCGCCATGTAACTGTATCACATCAAGCGAAACATGCTGCAAAACTTCAACAATTTCATTGGCATTAGCATTCACAAACAGACCAACAATACTGACATAAGGCGGAATATGTTGAGCAAGCAATTGTGCTTGTTCTATCGTTACATAACGTGGGCTTGGCGGATAAAATACCAAACCAATGGCATCTGCACCAGCTTCAACTGCTGCATGAATATCTTCAATTCGAGTAATGCCACAAATTTTGACACGTGTTCGCATAATCATTGCGCTCTAAACAGGCCCGTTTAATTTACAGCTGATCTATAAATTTCCTCAGGCGCGTTATTGTAATGCAATTTATTTGATTTGCGTGCGCTTCATAGCGAATTATATTTGGTACGGATTGTTAAATTTATAGCCAAACTTTATACTGCGCGCACTTTCAACAAGTGCTATATAAAGCTTTAAGGGAAGTTGGTTCAAATCCAACACTGCCCCCGCAACAGTTAGAACGAAATACATATCTTCGATAAGCCTTTGCTTACACCACTGCAGCCATGCGGGAAGGTGGATGTGTCGACTCAGCCATTCTGCCAAGTCGTATATTCAAGTCTGGAGACCTGCTTGTTGAATCACAAAATCAAACACTCACGTGGGGTTGGGTGTCTGGAGAAAATCATGTCAAATCAATTTAAACCTTCTACGCTCGTCGGTGCAATCGCGGTTGCGATGGGCCTATCAAGTCCTGCTTTTGCCAATACAAATTCAGCATCGAATCAAGATATTTTACAGCTTGAAACCCTTGTTGTGACAGCATCTCGTTCAGAAGAAAGAATCGAAGACGTTCCAGCGCGTATTTCTGTAATTGATGAAAAAACCATTCAACAATCCCCTATAACTGATTTAGGCCAATTGTTACGTCGTGAATCAGCACTCAATATTGTACAAAGTGGCGGAATGGGACAAGTTACGTCTGCATTTATACGTGGAACAAACTCTGCTCATACTCTGTTTTTAAAGGATGGTGCGAGTTTAAATACGGCACTTGATGGTGGAGCAAGCATTCCATATATTGACTTAAGTAATATTTCTCAGATCGAAGTATTAAAAGGCCCTGCCTCTGTTCAATATGGTACAGATGCCATTGGTGGCGTAATTAATGTTCGAACAACAGCACCAACAAAATCAAAAATATTTGTGACAACGGAAGCTGGAGAATACGACACATATAAATCAATTATTGGGGCTGACTTCGTCAAGGATGGCTTATATGCACAGATTCGTGGCCAACGCTTAGAAAGTAATGGTACGCCAGTAACAGACAAAGATAGTACGCGGGCGTCTTATGATCAGAAAGGTTATGAAGCAAAAGTTGGCTATGAGCAAGAGCAGTATGCCGTCTCTGTAGACATGAATGAGAATAAAGGAACCAACGTTTATTACGGTGGCTCAAAAGATTTTCTCAATCGTCTCATTAATGTGAACGGTCGTTTTGAACTGAACTCAGATTTATCTATCAATGCACGTTACTCAAACTTTAAAGATGAGATTACTGGAAAAGTCAGCACATATTTCTTCAATACTGAGCGCAATGAAGGAGATGTAAATCTACGTTGGAACTTTAGCGAACACCAAAATTTAATCGCTGGCGTCGGTATAAACAATGCAGATGTTGAAAGTTTAGCGATTATCAATAGGAAAAAAAGTTTAGATTCGACTGGCTACTATTTGCAGCATCAATACAACGATGATGGCGTCCATACGCAAGCGGGTATACGTCTAGAAGATAATGATCAGTTCGGAAACCATGTTGTAGGCCAATTAGCAAGTCGTATTCAAATCACGCCACTAACAAGCATCTATGCAAATATCGGGACTGCATTTAAAGCGCCGACAGGCAATCAACTTTACTACACCGATTCTTCAAAATGGGGCGATACCACCTATATAACAATCGGCAATCAAGATCTAAAACCTGAAGAGAGCATCTCTTACGAGTTGGGAATTGATCAAGAGCTTAATTATGGCTTAACTGCCTATGCCTCTATTTATCAAACTAAAGTTAAAAATTTGATCGAATATGCATCTCATTTTGATGTTGCTAACAATACATCTATTGCTTCATATTTTAATACTGACAAAGCAAAAATGACGGGTGGTGAGCTTGGTTTAAAATGGAAGCAAGACGGCTTATTTTTAACAACAGAGTACGCTTACGTCAAAACCAAGAATGAAGAAACCAATAAGGAACTGTTAAGACGTCCTCGTCAAAGTCTAACTCTAACAACAGGCTTAGAAAATGAACTTTACGGGATTAGTGCTTCATTGGTATCAAAGTCAACATCTAAAGAATATGAAGGTACAACCCCTGGTTATGCAACGGTTGACTTAAATGCCTATTGGAATATTAATCCGAACGTCAAAGTCTTTACCAATATCGCAAACGTCGGTGACGTAGAGTATAAAACAGCATCTTATGGTGGTGGTTATTACTACATCAATGGTGGTCGCTTAGCTTCTGCAGGCGTAACCTTTAAATACTAAGCCATACTGAACTGAAATCATTGAGGATAATGTCATGATCATGGCATTATCCTTTTTTATACGTTCTCATTATTGTTCTGCTCAACTTCATGCTTTTTAAATTTAGGAATTCCCATGGGACACCGTTTAAGTAAAATCTATACCCGCACGGGTGACACTGGCACGACAGGACTCGGCGATGGCTCACGTGTAACCAAAGATGACCTGCGTATTCATGCACTGGGCGATGTTGATGAATTGAATGCCATTATTGGGGTATTGCGTGCGCAAATCAGCAACAGTCAAATTGTAGATCAAGCATCATGGGACAAATCGCTCAGTTTAATTCAACATTGGTTGTTCGATTTGGGCGGTGAAGTCTGTATTCCAAACTATCATTTGCTACAAAGTGTCTGCATTGAATACCTCGAACAAGATATTGATCGCATGAATCAAGACTTACCAATGCTCAAAGAGTTTATTTTGCCTGCGGGTAGCTTGAACTGTAGTTATGCGCATCAAGCACGTGCTGTTTGCCGTCGTGCCGAACGTAGTTTGATGACCGTGCATGCGCGCGATCAAAATATTCAAGCCACCGCACTACAATTGTTGAACCGTCTTTCAGATTGGTTGTTCGTAGCATCGCGTGCCTTACAACGTGATGAAGGTGGCAATGAAGTGTTGTGGCAAAAAAATATTAATGACAGCATTTAGGCTTGAATTGCATTTTTATTTTAACTATATATTGATGCAACCGTTATCAGGATCGAGTTAAAACATGCGAATCATTGGGCATCGTGGCGCACGGGGTGAAGCCCCTGAAAATACTTTAGGCGGATTTTCCTACCTTAAAGACTTGGGCATTACTGCGGTTGAGTTTGATGTCAGGCAACTTAACGACGATACTTTAGTGGTGATGCATGATGATAACTTTCTGCGCACCACGGGTGTTGAACATGAGCTGTATGCGATTGATGCAAATGAACTGCAGCGCTTTAATCAAGCAGCGATTTGGCTAGATTGGCAACATCAGGATACGCCGCGACTCGATCAAGCTTTGGCCTTGATGACCCAATTTGAACATATTGAAGTTGAAGTCAAAGCCGTCAATAGCCTTGCAGCTGCAAAGAGATTGGTCACGAGCCTAACTCAGCAGCTTAAGGGTTTTGAACACAATGCGGTAATTACCAGTTTTGATCATAAGATTCTGCATGCTGTACAGCAGCAGAATTCGGGTTTAAGCACAGGTTTATTGATTGAAGATGCAGCATTAACACAACCTATAGCGCTTGCGCTCAGTCTCGGTTGCTGCCAAATCGGCTGGATGGATCAACTCGCAACGGATGAAAAAATTGCAGCGACGCAAGCAGCAGGATTAAAAGTGAGTGTTTGGACCGTCAACGATTTTTCGCGCTTACAGCATCTGCAAAACCTAGCGGTCGATGGCGTGATTACCGATCTCCCTAAATACATGCTGCAACAACTCAACTAATCATCACTAAAACCATTATCAGGGATTTTTTTTAACTCCCATTCAATTAAGCTAGGCATCAGCTTGGATCGCTTAGTTCATCTTGCAGTGGAATCTTAGCGCTTGCTGTCATAACAGTTTTTTATGGTTTTCACTGTTATATTGAATACTTAATTTAACCATAATGCTGGCGTTAAGCCGAAATTGCGGTTCAGCACTCAATTAAAATGATGTTCTATTCTCTTTTGTATTGCTGTTTTTCACTGAGAAAAAAGTAATCGATGGATTGATGGATTCTGTTACTTTTATTTCCCATACAAATGTACAATAATGCTAGTGGACAACTGTTCGCTCATGCTAATATCTGTCGAAACATAGCCTATAGAAATTGGCTATGGCTCGATTTTTTGCCTTCTTCTAAGGTTTCTAGGAGTGCTGTTGGAGATGAATGCTCCCTTGCCCAAAGCCCCAATCAACTGGATCGCAATTTTTGCATTGATTTTTTTACCAATCGTTGCCGTGATTGCCATTCCACTTTATGCCTTGCAACATGATTTCAGTCTTGCCGCATGGCTCAGTTTATTATTCCTTTTACCTGTTAGTAGTTTAGGTATTACAGCGGGTTATCATCGCTTGTGGGCGCATAAAGCCTATGAAGCAGCATTACCGTTACAGATAATACTGATGATTGCGGGAACTTTTGCGGTACAAAATAGTATTTTATTTTGGTCATCTGGCCACCGTACCCACCACCGCCATGTTGATGATATCGACCTAGATCCCTACTCAATTAACAAAGGTTTCTGGTTTGCACACATGGGTTGGATGTTACGCGACTATCCTGCAGCAGAACCGAATTTTAAAAATGCACCAGACCTCCTCAAAAATAAGTTGGTGATGTTTCAGCACAAATACTATGTTCCACTGGTGATTGCAGTGCATGTCGCCATCCTAGGCGGTATTGGTTGGGCTGTCGGTGATGTTTGGGGTGTCGTTTTACTGGGTGGTTTGGTTCGTTTAATCCTCAGCCATCACGTGACTTTCTTTATTAACTCACTGTGTCATATGTGGGGTAAACGTCCGTATACCGATGAAAATACCGCACGTGATAACTTCTGGTTAGCCATTGCGACTTGGGGTGAGGGTTATCACAACTATCATCACATCTTCCAATACGATTATCGTAATGGTGTGAAATGGTGGCAATATGATCCAACCAAATGGCTGATTTGGTCTTGTTCAAAAATTGGTTTAGCCAGTAATTTACGTCGTATTCCAAGCTTTAATATCAAAAAAGCCGAACTCGCAATGCGCTTCAAATATGCAGAGCAAGACTTAGCCGTTTATGGTCATGATATGAATGCTGATATAAATGCCATGAAACAGAAAGTGGCTTTGGAATATGAGGCATTCACACATACCCTAAACGATTGGGCCAAGCTGAAAGAGCAAGAATTACTTGCTAAAAAAGCAGCCGTGGCAGAAAAGATCCACAACATGGACATCAAACTAAATGTTGATTTCCAATTGGTTGAGCAAAAACTCAGTTTCCATCGCTCACGCCTTGAAACATTAATGCGCACCATTAAAAAGAATACGATTTCTGAATAAAACCAATATTTTTTAATTCAGTAACAACCATCAATCCCCTGCTTTGGGGATTGATTCGTTTGGGATGATGTTTTTTTAGCAGTACAATTTGCTATAGTAAAACGCTTGCTTCACTCGTTGCCGCCTTATGCATATTATTTCTCAGTATCCTACGCTCGATGCCCGCCTGTACCATCAACAGCAACCAAGTCCACTCATGGGCGCTAAGGCAGGTCACTTCAATCAAGCCCTTGCTGAACAATTACAATGGTCTGCTGCCGATCAAGCGCAATGGGTCGAGATTTGTAGTGGTCAACAAACCTTTCCCGAATTTACCCCTTTAGCAATGGTCTATGCCGGTCACCAATTTGGACAATGGGCAGGACAACTGGGCGATGGCCGTGGGGTATTGATTGCACAAGTAATCCAAACGGATGGACAAACCACTGACCTCCACTTAAAAGGTGCTGGTAAAACCCCCTACTCTCGTATGGGTGATGGTCGTGCAGTATTACGCTCGGTTATTCGTGAATATCTTGCAGGGCATGCATTGACTGCACTGGGCGTGCCTTCAAGCAATGCAGTTGGATTCACCTCATCCACCCAAGCCGTCCAACGTGAGCAACGCGAACCTGGTGCAATGATGCTCAGAAGCAGTGATTGCCATATCCGTTTGGGACATTTTGAGTGGATTAACCAATATGCACCTGATTTACTGAAAGACTTTGTGGATCATTGCATTACTTGGCATTACCCAGCGTGTTTAACAGCCGAACAGCCGGTATTGGCTTTTGCCCAACAGGTGATCCAACGTACCGCAATCATGATTGCCAAATGGCAGCTCTGTGGTTTCGCACATGGGGTAATGAATACCGACAACCTCAATATCACGGGCTCTACCCTCGATTTTGGTCCCTATGGATTTATGGAGCGTTTCCGCCCAAGTTGGATTAACAACCATTCTGACCACACTGGCCGCTATAGTTATAAACAGCAGCCGAGCATTGGCCATTGGAATTTATGGGTTTGGGTCAACAATCTGATTCCGTTGGCTGCTGCTGATGAAAAAGAAAGCTTTAAAAAAGATTTAGTCGCATGTCTTGCGCATTTTGAACCGACTTTCTTAGAACATTATCGCCTTGGACTCTGTGAAAAAATCGGTCTCCCTGACTTTCATAAAGACAGCTTCGACTGTGCGATGGCCTTTTTAAACATCCTACAAAGTGAACAGCTGGATTACAGTCAAAGCTTTATTTTGCTCCAACAACAGCATTATCAAAAACTTAAAGATGATTGTTTGAATACCCGTGCCTTTGATGAATTCCTGATTCAATATCAACAGATCCGTAGTGGCCAAGATACCGCAACACTTGATGCCAAGATGCAACAGGTCAATCCTGTTTATATTTTGCGAAATCATATGCTACAGACCGCGATTGAACTGGCTGAGCAAGATGACTTTAGTGAAGTCGATCGACTGTTCCAACTGCTAAGTCAGCCTTATACCCGCCAAGCAGATTTAGAACGCGCTGCTGATCTGGCTCCATTGCCGAGTGACCAACCTGAAATTATGGTCAGTTGTTCCTCATAATGCGCTTTGAGTTATACACATTTTCTGTGGATAAACTTGTGTTTATCCACAGGATAAAATAAATCATGCTTTTCAGCTCCGCAAGGCACACTTTTCCAAAATGAAATTTTTCAAAATCAAAATCTTGCTTTTCCCTTTATTTCCTGTTCTCTACTCGTTTAAAAATATAAACTCCCTTTAAGACCCTGCGCTGTATTGACTCAACCTAGAAAACTAAGCATATGACAATGAAATTTAATAAGAAAACTGTTATTTTTTTAATTTCAATATTACTGATTGTTATAGCCACTGCTTTTATTTATCAAAAATATCAAGGCTTCTTACCGACGCCTGTACAACAACAGCCACTGACACGCCAGCAAATTGAGCAGATTAAAATAAACAGCCCAATTACCGAAATTCGTGTGTATAAATCACAGCGCAAAGCCGAGTTGATGCATCATGATCAAGTGATTCGAAATTATACGATGCGGCTTGGCTTTACCCCTGAGGGCCATAAACAACAAGAAGGGGATGGAAAAACCCCTGAAGGACGTTATGAAATTGATTGGCGCAATCCCAATAGTGCATTTTATAAGTCCCTCCATATCTCCTACC from Acinetobacter pullicarnis encodes the following:
- the trpB gene encoding tryptophan synthase subunit beta; this translates as MDQQSNTIDFRQFPDAKGHFGIHGGRFVSETLMAALQDLEKLYFRMKDDAQFLAEFDRDLAHYVGRPSPLYYAERWSKELGGAQIYLKREDLNHTGSHKINNTIGQALLAKLSGKKRIIAETGAGQHGVATATIAARLGLECVVFMGAEDVKRQAMNVYRMRLLGATVVPVESGSKTLKDAMNEAMRDWVTNVDSTYYVIGTVAGPHPYPQLVRDFQSIIGREARKQILEQAGRLPDALVACVGGGSNAMGLFYPFLNDEDVKIYGVEAAGLGIASGKHSAPLNAGHVGVLHGNRTYLMSDEQGQIIETHSISAGLDYPGVGPEHSFLKDMQRVNYEPINDQEALQGFRDLTQIEGIIPALESAHAMAYVTKLAPTMDKDQIIIATVSGRGDKDLMTVARIDGVEMVEM
- a CDS encoding phosphoribosylanthranilate isomerase gives rise to the protein MRTRVKICGITRIEDIHAAVEAGADAIGLVFYPPSPRYVTIEQAQLLAQHIPPYVSIVGLFVNANANEIVEVLQHVSLDVIQLHGDERPAECQQIAQQTQRRWYKAIQVKPEVDTLEIIQQYQQVGASAMLLDAWHPELKGGTGLQFDWSKFPQSNLPLILAGGLNPDNVAQAIEMTQAYAVDVSGGVESAKAIKDQKLIQQFMQGVQGGSAK
- a CDS encoding TonB-dependent receptor plug domain-containing protein, whose amino-acid sequence is MSNQFKPSTLVGAIAVAMGLSSPAFANTNSASNQDILQLETLVVTASRSEERIEDVPARISVIDEKTIQQSPITDLGQLLRRESALNIVQSGGMGQVTSAFIRGTNSAHTLFLKDGASLNTALDGGASIPYIDLSNISQIEVLKGPASVQYGTDAIGGVINVRTTAPTKSKIFVTTEAGEYDTYKSIIGADFVKDGLYAQIRGQRLESNGTPVTDKDSTRASYDQKGYEAKVGYEQEQYAVSVDMNENKGTNVYYGGSKDFLNRLINVNGRFELNSDLSINARYSNFKDEITGKVSTYFFNTERNEGDVNLRWNFSEHQNLIAGVGINNADVESLAIINRKKSLDSTGYYLQHQYNDDGVHTQAGIRLEDNDQFGNHVVGQLASRIQITPLTSIYANIGTAFKAPTGNQLYYTDSSKWGDTTYITIGNQDLKPEESISYELGIDQELNYGLTAYASIYQTKVKNLIEYASHFDVANNTSIASYFNTDKAKMTGGELGLKWKQDGLFLTTEYAYVKTKNEETNKELLRRPRQSLTLTTGLENELYGISASLVSKSTSKEYEGTTPGYATVDLNAYWNINPNVKVFTNIANVGDVEYKTASYGGGYYYINGGRLASAGVTFKY
- a CDS encoding cob(I)yrinic acid a,c-diamide adenosyltransferase, whose amino-acid sequence is MGHRLSKIYTRTGDTGTTGLGDGSRVTKDDLRIHALGDVDELNAIIGVLRAQISNSQIVDQASWDKSLSLIQHWLFDLGGEVCIPNYHLLQSVCIEYLEQDIDRMNQDLPMLKEFILPAGSLNCSYAHQARAVCRRAERSLMTVHARDQNIQATALQLLNRLSDWLFVASRALQRDEGGNEVLWQKNINDSI
- a CDS encoding glycerophosphodiester phosphodiesterase, giving the protein MRIIGHRGARGEAPENTLGGFSYLKDLGITAVEFDVRQLNDDTLVVMHDDNFLRTTGVEHELYAIDANELQRFNQAAIWLDWQHQDTPRLDQALALMTQFEHIEVEVKAVNSLAAAKRLVTSLTQQLKGFEHNAVITSFDHKILHAVQQQNSGLSTGLLIEDAALTQPIALALSLGCCQIGWMDQLATDEKIAATQAAGLKVSVWTVNDFSRLQHLQNLAVDGVITDLPKYMLQQLN
- a CDS encoding acyl-CoA desaturase, translating into MNAPLPKAPINWIAIFALIFLPIVAVIAIPLYALQHDFSLAAWLSLLFLLPVSSLGITAGYHRLWAHKAYEAALPLQIILMIAGTFAVQNSILFWSSGHRTHHRHVDDIDLDPYSINKGFWFAHMGWMLRDYPAAEPNFKNAPDLLKNKLVMFQHKYYVPLVIAVHVAILGGIGWAVGDVWGVVLLGGLVRLILSHHVTFFINSLCHMWGKRPYTDENTARDNFWLAIATWGEGYHNYHHIFQYDYRNGVKWWQYDPTKWLIWSCSKIGLASNLRRIPSFNIKKAELAMRFKYAEQDLAVYGHDMNADINAMKQKVALEYEAFTHTLNDWAKLKEQELLAKKAAVAEKIHNMDIKLNVDFQLVEQKLSFHRSRLETLMRTIKKNTISE
- a CDS encoding protein adenylyltransferase SelO; the encoded protein is MHIISQYPTLDARLYHQQQPSPLMGAKAGHFNQALAEQLQWSAADQAQWVEICSGQQTFPEFTPLAMVYAGHQFGQWAGQLGDGRGVLIAQVIQTDGQTTDLHLKGAGKTPYSRMGDGRAVLRSVIREYLAGHALTALGVPSSNAVGFTSSTQAVQREQREPGAMMLRSSDCHIRLGHFEWINQYAPDLLKDFVDHCITWHYPACLTAEQPVLAFAQQVIQRTAIMIAKWQLCGFAHGVMNTDNLNITGSTLDFGPYGFMERFRPSWINNHSDHTGRYSYKQQPSIGHWNLWVWVNNLIPLAAADEKESFKKDLVACLAHFEPTFLEHYRLGLCEKIGLPDFHKDSFDCAMAFLNILQSEQLDYSQSFILLQQQHYQKLKDDCLNTRAFDEFLIQYQQIRSGQDTATLDAKMQQVNPVYILRNHMLQTAIELAEQDDFSEVDRLFQLLSQPYTRQADLERAADLAPLPSDQPEIMVSCSS
- a CDS encoding L,D-transpeptidase family protein, with the protein product MKFNKKTVIFLISILLIVIATAFIYQKYQGFLPTPVQQQPLTRQQIEQIKINSPITEIRVYKSQRKAELMHHDQVIRNYTMRLGFTPEGHKQQEGDGKTPEGRYEIDWRNPNSAFYKSLHISYPNAQDRAAALQRGVSPGGDIMIHGSTTGKIPQTRQTMQYLPQKDWTFGCIAVRNSDIDEIWQLVKNKTPIMIYP